From the genome of Thermodesulfovibrionales bacterium:
AATACTTTCAGTTGATGACCCACAAAAACAAAGAGAGTTATCTAATATAATAATCAAAAAATCCCTTTCCGTAAGACAGACTGAAGAATTGGTAAAAAAAATAGCAAAACCTCAACGTAAAACAAAAAAGGAGGAAATACCTGAGATAACCGAACTTGAGGACAGAATTACAAGTGAACTTGGCGTGAAAGTAAAAATATCACATAAAGGTAAGAGAGGTAAGCTTGAAATATTTTATAACTCCCTTGATGAACTTGACGGAATCCTTGAGCGAATCCTGAGACATAAATAGAAAATTTAAATAAGCTTATAAGCTTCCAATGCAAATTTACAAGCTTTCTGCAAAACAAAATTAATTCTCTGTAGTTTGCGATTACTTTATCATATCTTTTATCTTTTCCCTTCAGCCTAAAGCCTTAAGTCTATTACAGTGGCAATCCC
Proteins encoded in this window:
- a CDS encoding chromosome partitioning protein ParB, translated to LKEFNLTQEELSQRVGKDRATIANYLRILKLPEDIQNYLKEGSLTVGHAKAILSVDDPQKQRELSNIIIKKSLSVRQTEELVKKIAKPQRKTKKEEIPEITELEDRITSELGVKVKISHKGKRGKLEIFYNSLDELDGILERILRHK